A window of the Lysinibacillus irui genome harbors these coding sequences:
- a CDS encoding beta-ketoacyl-ACP synthase III: MNAGIIGIGKYVPEKVVTNFDLEKIMDTSDEWIRTRTGIEERHFAADDQETSDLAVAAAKEAIAKAGITPDEIGLILVATVTQDQTFPSVACMVQEQLGAVNAAAMDQAAACAGFIYSLVTAKHFVEANAYKYVLVVGVEKLSKVIDWNDRNTAVLFGDGASAAIVGPVSEGRGILSFELGADGTGGKNLYLTKQDTIAMNGREVFKFAVRQMGESAVNVLDKAGLTKEDVDFLVPHQANIRIMESARERLELPPEKMSKTIHKYGNTSAASIGISLVDELEAGKIKEDDLLVLVGFGGGLTWGAVAMRWGK; encoded by the coding sequence ATGAACGCAGGTATTATAGGAATAGGCAAATATGTTCCTGAGAAGGTCGTTACAAATTTTGATTTGGAAAAAATAATGGATACTTCGGATGAATGGATTCGTACTCGAACAGGCATTGAAGAACGTCATTTTGCGGCAGATGATCAGGAAACTTCAGATTTAGCAGTAGCTGCTGCAAAAGAAGCTATTGCAAAAGCGGGTATTACGCCTGATGAAATTGGTTTAATACTTGTAGCAACTGTAACACAGGATCAAACTTTTCCAAGTGTAGCATGTATGGTTCAGGAACAACTCGGAGCAGTGAACGCTGCGGCGATGGATCAAGCTGCAGCATGTGCAGGATTTATATATAGCTTAGTGACAGCGAAGCACTTTGTAGAGGCAAATGCTTATAAATATGTCTTAGTAGTAGGTGTTGAAAAGCTGTCGAAAGTCATTGACTGGAACGATCGCAATACGGCTGTATTATTCGGTGATGGTGCGAGTGCAGCTATTGTTGGACCAGTATCTGAAGGCAGAGGTATTTTATCATTTGAACTTGGTGCTGATGGTACAGGCGGCAAGAATCTTTATTTAACAAAGCAAGACACGATTGCGATGAACGGTCGTGAAGTGTTTAAATTTGCTGTTCGTCAAATGGGTGAATCAGCGGTTAATGTGTTAGATAAAGCAGGATTAACAAAAGAAGACGTTGATTTTTTAGTGCCGCATCAGGCAAATATACGTATTATGGAATCTGCTCGTGAGCGATTAGAGCTACCACCAGAAAAAATGTCAAAAACGATTCATAAATACGGAAATACTTCCGCAGCTTCTATTGGTATTTCCTTGGTAGATGAGCTCGAAGCAGGTAAGATAAAAGAGGATGATTTATTAGTCCTTGTTGGTTTTGGTGGCGGCTTAACATGGGGTGCCGTAGCCATGAGATGGGGAAAATAA
- a CDS encoding fumarylacetoacetate hydrolase family protein, with product MKILSFKLGGHVSFGPKVKKEEAVWDVLAIQNELQVLPSFSSSIVDGIALGFDFVEQIRKLVEAAEKSDRADSFKREFTEIEWLSPIPRTPKNIMCIGKNYDEHAKEMGADAAPTDLMVFTKSPTAIAADGQTISIHADLSSKMDYEGELAVVIGKRGKNIPKNLAYDYVFGYTIANDLTARDLQDKHKQFFLGKSLDGTCPLGPYLVTKDEIPNPQDLTVVTKVNDEVRQNGSTKDMMFSVETLVSILSQHVTLEPGDVILTGTPAGVGKGMNPPQYLKAGDTVKVSIQGIGTLVNHFE from the coding sequence ATGAAAATTTTATCATTCAAATTAGGTGGACATGTTAGCTTTGGACCAAAAGTAAAAAAAGAAGAAGCGGTATGGGATGTACTCGCTATTCAAAATGAACTTCAAGTTCTCCCTTCTTTTTCAAGTTCAATCGTGGATGGCATAGCTTTAGGCTTTGATTTTGTTGAACAGATTCGTAAATTAGTAGAAGCAGCAGAAAAATCAGATCGTGCTGATAGCTTTAAACGTGAATTTACAGAGATCGAGTGGCTTTCACCAATTCCACGTACACCCAAAAATATTATGTGTATTGGTAAAAACTATGATGAACATGCCAAAGAAATGGGTGCCGATGCAGCACCAACAGATTTAATGGTCTTTACAAAATCTCCAACTGCTATTGCTGCGGATGGACAAACGATTTCCATTCATGCGGATCTTTCTTCAAAAATGGACTATGAAGGCGAGCTAGCTGTCGTTATTGGAAAACGTGGTAAAAATATTCCTAAAAACCTAGCATATGATTATGTATTTGGCTATACAATTGCTAATGATCTAACAGCTCGTGATTTACAAGATAAACATAAACAATTCTTCTTAGGTAAAAGCTTAGATGGTACTTGCCCTCTTGGACCATACCTAGTGACAAAGGATGAAATTCCTAACCCACAAGATTTAACAGTTGTAACAAAGGTCAATGATGAAGTACGCCAAAACGGTTCTACGAAGGATATGATGTTCTCTGTAGAAACTTTAGTATCTATCCTATCTCAGCATGTTACTTTAGAGCCGGGAGATGTTATTTTAACAGGTACGCCAGCAGGAGTTGGTAAAGGCATGAACCCGCCGCAATACTTAAAGGCTGGAGATACAGTCAAAGTTTCTATTCAAGGCATCGGTACTTTAGTCAACCATTTTGAATAA
- a CDS encoding metal-sulfur cluster assembly factor, protein MDQDMKDSMLGALENVIDPELGIDIVNLGLVYDVDLDDEGVATVTMTLTSMGCPLGPVIVDQVNTALGELPEVKNTNVNIVWNPPWSKDKMSRYAKMALGVR, encoded by the coding sequence ATGGATCAGGATATGAAAGACAGCATGTTAGGTGCATTAGAAAACGTAATTGACCCTGAGCTTGGAATTGATATTGTCAACTTAGGTTTAGTATATGATGTAGATTTAGATGATGAAGGGGTAGCGACTGTAACAATGACGTTAACATCTATGGGTTGCCCACTTGGACCGGTCATTGTGGACCAAGTAAACACAGCATTAGGGGAGCTTCCAGAAGTGAAAAATACAAATGTTAACATTGTATGGAACCCACCTTGGTCAAAAGATAAAATGTCTCGCTATGCAAAAATGGCACTAGGCGTACGTTAA
- a CDS encoding Cof-type HAD-IIB family hydrolase has product MKPHLIVLDLDGTLLTDQQQISAKTKKTLLQAKEQGHQVMIATGRPYRASTIYYQELGLTTPIVNFNGAYVHHPKNASWQHMHTPIDLSVVHDVVDSIKGYEYENIIAEVKDEVYVHTEDDRILNIFNMGNPKITLGDLYTHLLENPTSLLIQANEANSVIIRDHLQAVHAEVIEHRRWGAPLHIIEIVRRGLNKAVGIAHVAKDLGIPRERIIAFGDEDNDLEMIEYAGLGVAMGNGIPSLKNIANEITSTNNEDGIAKILIERLKLS; this is encoded by the coding sequence ATGAAACCGCATTTAATCGTATTAGACTTAGACGGTACTTTATTAACAGACCAACAACAAATTTCAGCAAAAACGAAAAAAACATTATTGCAGGCTAAGGAACAAGGTCATCAAGTCATGATTGCGACAGGACGTCCTTACCGAGCAAGTACAATTTATTATCAGGAACTAGGATTGACTACACCCATTGTCAATTTTAATGGAGCTTATGTGCATCACCCTAAAAATGCCTCTTGGCAACATATGCATACTCCGATTGATTTAAGTGTCGTACATGATGTCGTTGATTCCATCAAAGGTTACGAATACGAAAATATTATTGCTGAGGTAAAAGATGAGGTTTATGTTCATACAGAGGACGATCGTATCTTAAATATCTTTAATATGGGCAATCCCAAAATTACACTTGGGGATTTATATACACACCTCTTAGAAAATCCTACAAGTTTATTGATACAAGCCAACGAAGCGAATTCGGTTATTATACGTGACCATTTACAAGCGGTGCACGCAGAAGTTATTGAGCATCGTCGATGGGGTGCACCTCTTCATATTATTGAAATTGTGCGCCGCGGCTTAAATAAAGCGGTAGGTATTGCGCATGTGGCTAAAGATTTAGGTATCCCACGTGAGCGCATCATCGCATTTGGTGATGAAGACAATGATTTAGAAATGATTGAATATGCCGGACTTGGTGTAGCAATGGGGAATGGTATTCCAAGTCTTAAAAACATTGCCAATGAAATTACATCAACAAATAATGAGGATGGAATCGCAAAAATACTCATCGAACGCTTGAAATTATCATAG
- a CDS encoding YjzD family protein, with the protein MQYIVTFIWSFLLVSMLNYVVSSVLGVPFDFKTGAIVSVVFSILIFIIGAIIPNDPTPEAADHH; encoded by the coding sequence ATGCAATATATCGTAACGTTCATATGGTCATTCCTACTAGTTTCTATGTTAAACTATGTAGTCAGCTCTGTACTTGGTGTACCATTTGATTTTAAAACAGGGGCAATCGTTTCAGTTGTATTCTCTATTCTTATCTTTATTATTGGAGCAATCATTCCAAACGACCCTACACCAGAAGCTGCAGACCATCATTAA
- a CDS encoding ATP-dependent Clp protease ATP-binding subunit: MQFQQTDNKKPLEQFGRNLIEEVKNGKMDPVIGRDEEIRNVIRILTRKTKNNPVLIGEPGVGKTAIVEGLAQRIVKGDVPEGLKECVLYELDMSALIAGASYRGQFEERLKGVLKEVKDSEGQIILFIDEIHTIVGAGKTDGAMDAGNMLKPMLARGELHCIGATTLDEYRMYIEKDPALERRFQQVLVREPSIEDTVSILRGLKERFELHHAVRIHDRAIVAAAELSNRYITERFLPDKAIDLIDEACAMIRTEIDSMPQELDAVTRRIMQLEIEEQALRKEKDEASKKRLEQLTEELTKLKESSEGMRKQWEAEKEMLHDIQKKRETLDKYRRDLDEAESKYDLNKAAELRHGKIPTLEKEIQALEKQLENGAESRILREEVTADEIASIVSRWTGIPVTKLVEGEREKLLRLKDTLHERVVGQDTAVQLVTEAVWRARAGIKDPHRPIGSFLFLGPTGVGKTELAKALAAQLFDSEEHFIRIDMSEYMEKHSVSRLVGAPPGYVGYEEGGQLTEAVRRNPYSVVLLDEIEKAHPDVANILLQILDDGRITDSQGRMVNFTNTVVILTSNIGSSYLMEAKEDDASVEDLVMTALRQHFKPELLNRMDDIIFFHALSTKHFTAIAWKYVEQLIKRVAEQEITLSVEQEVINWVVQQGADAQFGARPLKRFVQRHIETAVARELLRGEVLPGETLHVKMCDGQCVVEK; the protein is encoded by the coding sequence ATGCAATTTCAACAAACTGATAATAAAAAACCATTAGAGCAATTTGGACGAAATTTAATTGAAGAAGTAAAAAATGGCAAAATGGATCCCGTTATTGGACGTGATGAGGAAATTAGAAATGTCATTCGTATTTTAACACGCAAAACGAAAAATAATCCTGTATTAATTGGTGAGCCCGGTGTTGGTAAAACAGCTATAGTCGAGGGTTTAGCACAGCGTATAGTGAAAGGCGATGTGCCAGAGGGCTTGAAAGAATGTGTCCTATATGAGCTAGATATGAGTGCTTTAATCGCGGGTGCAAGTTACCGTGGTCAATTTGAAGAACGCTTAAAAGGTGTCTTAAAAGAGGTAAAAGATTCGGAAGGGCAAATTATTTTATTTATTGATGAAATCCATACCATTGTTGGTGCCGGTAAAACAGACGGCGCTATGGATGCAGGAAATATGTTAAAGCCTATGCTGGCGCGTGGTGAATTACACTGTATAGGGGCTACGACATTAGACGAATATCGTATGTATATTGAAAAAGATCCTGCATTAGAACGTCGATTCCAGCAAGTACTTGTGCGTGAGCCTTCTATTGAAGATACAGTGTCTATTTTACGTGGCTTAAAAGAACGTTTTGAGTTACATCATGCTGTACGTATTCATGACAGAGCCATTGTTGCGGCAGCAGAACTATCTAATCGGTATATTACAGAGCGATTTTTACCAGATAAGGCGATAGATTTGATTGATGAGGCGTGTGCAATGATTCGTACGGAAATCGATTCCATGCCACAGGAATTAGATGCTGTGACCCGTCGTATCATGCAGCTAGAAATTGAGGAACAGGCATTACGTAAGGAAAAGGACGAAGCAAGTAAAAAACGCCTTGAGCAATTGACTGAGGAATTAACAAAGTTAAAAGAATCCTCTGAAGGAATGCGAAAACAATGGGAAGCTGAGAAGGAAATGTTGCATGACATTCAGAAAAAACGAGAAACATTAGATAAATACCGTCGAGATTTAGATGAAGCGGAAAGTAAATATGATTTAAATAAAGCTGCTGAATTACGTCATGGCAAAATTCCAACTCTTGAAAAAGAAATTCAGGCATTAGAAAAACAATTAGAAAATGGCGCAGAGTCTCGTATTTTACGAGAAGAAGTGACGGCTGATGAAATTGCTTCAATTGTTTCACGTTGGACTGGCATCCCTGTGACAAAATTAGTGGAGGGTGAGCGTGAAAAACTTTTACGTTTAAAGGATACATTGCATGAACGTGTAGTAGGGCAAGATACAGCGGTTCAACTAGTGACAGAAGCTGTGTGGCGTGCACGTGCAGGCATTAAAGATCCACATCGCCCGATTGGAAGCTTTTTATTTTTAGGTCCAACAGGTGTTGGTAAAACAGAGCTTGCCAAAGCCCTTGCTGCTCAATTATTTGATTCTGAGGAACATTTTATCCGAATTGATATGAGTGAATATATGGAGAAGCATAGTGTATCTCGTCTAGTTGGTGCCCCTCCAGGCTATGTCGGCTATGAGGAAGGGGGACAATTAACCGAAGCCGTTCGCCGCAACCCTTATTCTGTCGTCCTACTTGACGAAATTGAAAAAGCTCACCCAGATGTGGCTAATATTTTATTGCAAATTTTAGATGATGGGCGTATCACTGATAGTCAAGGTCGTATGGTTAATTTTACAAATACAGTAGTTATTTTAACATCGAATATTGGGTCTAGTTATTTAATGGAGGCAAAAGAAGACGATGCCTCTGTTGAGGACTTAGTTATGACTGCGCTTAGACAACATTTTAAACCAGAGCTGTTAAATCGAATGGATGATATTATTTTCTTCCATGCACTATCGACTAAGCATTTTACAGCAATCGCTTGGAAGTACGTTGAGCAACTGATTAAACGTGTGGCAGAGCAAGAAATTACATTATCTGTTGAGCAAGAAGTGATTAATTGGGTAGTACAGCAAGGTGCCGATGCTCAATTTGGCGCAAGACCACTAAAACGCTTTGTCCAACGACATATTGAAACAGCAGTGGCAAGAGAACTCCTACGTGGTGAGGTTTTACCGGGGGAAACATTGCATGTAAAAATGTGTGATGGTCAATGTGTGGTGGAAAAATAA
- a CDS encoding Crp/Fnr family transcriptional regulator — translation MVLLDNMFEKIKDLFQKHGVFIKVNKGNKIFLEGERAKEIYYIKSGVISISQETETGKELTIRICGPDSIIGEGSLFCNLVYNSMTAKVLEPSTLYVLSRKSLEHLLEEQPTVMVEYMKWLQTENLKHQSRLRDLVLNGKKGALFSTLIRLSNTYGKSLENGSIYIDFQLTNTEIANLCATSREMINRMLNDLKKHDIVTFDKGFITIHDLQFLKNEIACENCPLQICRID, via the coding sequence ATGGTTTTATTGGATAATATGTTTGAAAAAATTAAGGATCTTTTTCAAAAGCACGGTGTCTTTATCAAGGTGAATAAAGGGAATAAAATTTTTCTAGAGGGTGAACGGGCAAAAGAAATTTATTACATCAAATCAGGTGTAATTTCGATTAGCCAAGAAACGGAGACTGGCAAGGAGTTAACCATCCGTATTTGTGGTCCTGACAGTATAATTGGAGAGGGATCGTTGTTTTGTAATCTCGTCTATAATTCCATGACTGCAAAAGTTTTAGAACCTTCTACGCTGTATGTTTTAAGTCGCAAATCTTTGGAGCATTTATTAGAAGAACAGCCTACTGTCATGGTGGAATATATGAAGTGGTTACAAACAGAAAACTTGAAGCATCAAAGCCGTTTGCGTGATTTAGTGTTAAATGGTAAAAAAGGTGCTTTATTTTCAACGCTCATTCGACTTTCTAATACGTATGGTAAATCATTAGAAAATGGCTCTATTTATATTGATTTCCAGCTAACAAATACTGAAATAGCGAATTTGTGTGCGACCAGTCGTGAGATGATTAATCGGATGTTAAATGATCTAAAAAAACACGACATTGTCACTTTCGATAAAGGTTTTATTACAATTCATGATTTACAGTTTTTAAAAAATGAAATTGCTTGTGAAAATTGTCCATTACAAATATGCCGTATCGATTAA
- a CDS encoding alpha-amylase family glycosyl hydrolase: MTVLFGKMTMDWFEREGITVKFKKWISATAASLLLATSFVSTTPVAHADEAASTSIAEESIYDLLVDRFFNGSGTNDFDTNTQDPSKFAGGDFTGLQDKLKFIGEMGYTIVSIGPIFSTEKYDGSMLTSYTTIERHFGTTEEFQSVVEAYKAKNMSIMVDFPLNNVSPNHEWVKDTSKADWIASTNNGQVQWDLSNKAVQEALIQSATDFVSTYDVGGIRLTNIAEADTEFVNSMIAALKETKESLYVIANEESDANFDATFSPATADIYRNIFKNVDMDSSKLMEPFTGEKPTQIMVDSLETHRFTFDSANENMFPPTRLKMAMGALFMLPGIPVVQYGTEIAMNGEAKPDTHQLYNFKTDEELIDYIKNVQSLRNKSATLRNGDFEVITNENGLLVFTRSSDEEKWVIMVNNTGKTQRVDLTPEQLGEGKMLNGILHEEKVRINEKEVYPVILDREMVEIYQVRNDEGLNMPYMIALGLVWVIFIGFVVIIIKRGKVRRQEQDVQQ; the protein is encoded by the coding sequence GTGACAGTGTTATTTGGTAAAATGACGATGGATTGGTTTGAAAGAGAGGGAATTACAGTGAAATTTAAGAAGTGGATAAGTGCGACGGCTGCATCACTTTTATTAGCAACTTCCTTCGTCAGTACTACACCAGTAGCACATGCGGACGAAGCTGCGTCAACATCAATTGCAGAAGAGAGCATCTATGATTTACTCGTTGACCGTTTCTTTAATGGCTCAGGTACAAACGATTTTGATACAAACACGCAAGATCCTTCTAAATTTGCAGGAGGCGATTTTACAGGTCTGCAAGATAAATTAAAATTTATCGGTGAGATGGGCTATACAATTGTTTCCATTGGACCTATTTTTTCAACAGAGAAATATGATGGCTCAATGCTAACAAGCTACACGACAATCGAACGTCACTTTGGAACTACAGAAGAATTTCAAAGTGTTGTAGAGGCCTATAAAGCTAAAAATATGTCCATTATGGTGGATTTCCCACTCAACAATGTAAGTCCAAATCATGAATGGGTAAAGGATACATCAAAAGCAGACTGGATTGCTTCAACAAATAATGGACAAGTACAGTGGGATTTATCGAACAAAGCTGTGCAAGAGGCACTTATTCAGTCAGCAACTGATTTTGTTTCTACATATGATGTCGGAGGTATTCGTTTAACTAATATTGCAGAGGCCGATACAGAGTTTGTTAATTCGATGATCGCGGCATTAAAAGAAACAAAAGAATCTCTATACGTGATTGCTAATGAAGAAAGTGATGCTAATTTTGATGCGACGTTTTCACCAGCAACAGCTGATATCTATCGTAATATATTTAAAAACGTTGATATGGATTCATCTAAATTAATGGAGCCTTTTACAGGCGAGAAGCCAACACAAATAATGGTGGATTCGCTGGAAACTCATCGTTTTACATTCGACTCTGCTAATGAAAATATGTTTCCACCTACACGCTTAAAAATGGCAATGGGTGCTTTATTTATGCTACCTGGAATTCCTGTTGTACAGTATGGTACAGAAATTGCTATGAATGGGGAAGCAAAACCAGATACACACCAGCTTTACAACTTTAAAACAGACGAAGAATTGATTGATTATATTAAAAATGTTCAATCTTTACGTAATAAATCAGCTACTTTACGTAATGGTGATTTTGAAGTCATTACAAATGAAAACGGCCTACTCGTCTTTACACGTTCTTCAGACGAAGAAAAGTGGGTAATCATGGTCAATAATACAGGAAAAACACAACGTGTGGACTTAACACCTGAACAACTTGGTGAAGGGAAAATGCTGAACGGTATTTTACATGAGGAAAAAGTTCGCATAAACGAAAAAGAAGTTTATCCTGTTATTTTAGACCGAGAAATGGTAGAAATTTATCAAGTTCGAAATGATGAAGGCTTAAACATGCCGTATATGATTGCACTAGGCTTAGTGTGGGTCATCTTTATTGGCTTTGTTGTCATCATCATTAAACGAGGAAAAGTTCGACGTCAAGAACAAGACGTACAACAATAA
- a CDS encoding prolyl oligopeptidase family serine peptidase, producing MFVEKEVWGNIPLLHIHSDNMNEETPVVIFLHGFMSAKEHNLHYAYQLVHKGVRVLLPDAKFHGDRSEGLSEMQMNLKFWDIVLNSIHEVQQIYDELNNKNLLANHNIGIAGTSMGGIVTSGCLKLYDWIQTAAICMGAPNFVKLGEYQLQQFAKNGVNLPISEEEVEKINEHLAKYDVSLTPEKFAGRPVFFWHGELDKTVPFRETYKFYETLREYYQANPEHLKFMVNKKAGHAVPRDGMLAATDWLAQHLA from the coding sequence ATGTTTGTAGAAAAAGAAGTGTGGGGAAATATTCCTTTATTACATATACATTCAGACAATATGAATGAAGAAACCCCGGTAGTGATTTTTTTACACGGCTTTATGAGTGCAAAAGAACATAACTTACACTATGCATATCAATTGGTGCATAAAGGGGTGCGTGTCCTATTACCAGATGCAAAATTCCATGGTGATCGCAGTGAAGGCCTATCAGAGATGCAAATGAACTTAAAATTTTGGGACATTGTCTTAAATTCTATTCATGAAGTGCAACAAATATATGATGAGTTAAACAATAAAAATTTATTAGCTAATCATAATATTGGCATAGCCGGCACTTCTATGGGGGGCATTGTCACATCAGGCTGTCTTAAACTGTATGATTGGATACAAACAGCTGCAATATGTATGGGTGCGCCTAATTTTGTTAAATTGGGTGAGTATCAGTTACAGCAATTCGCAAAAAATGGTGTGAATTTACCGATTTCAGAGGAAGAAGTAGAAAAAATAAATGAGCACCTAGCAAAATACGATGTCAGTCTAACACCAGAAAAGTTCGCAGGTCGCCCTGTCTTCTTTTGGCATGGAGAATTAGATAAAACGGTACCTTTCCGCGAAACGTATAAATTTTATGAGACATTACGGGAATACTATCAAGCAAACCCTGAACATTTAAAGTTCATGGTAAATAAAAAGGCTGGACATGCTGTACCACGTGACGGTATGCTAGCAGCAACTGACTGGCTTGCACAGCATTTGGCATAA
- a CDS encoding YisL family protein, with amino-acid sequence MSFLTSQTHLHITTWVVGIVIFLIAALMGKQSKGLHMTLRLFYVLIIITGGALFIEAMDYGQGMLYGFKFLGGILVIGMMEMVLVRQKKNKPTGMFWILFAVFLLITLFLGFKLPMGQNFLA; translated from the coding sequence ATGAGTTTTTTAACTAGCCAAACGCATTTGCATATTACTACGTGGGTAGTAGGTATTGTCATTTTTTTAATTGCGGCGCTAATGGGCAAGCAATCTAAAGGATTACATATGACATTACGTCTGTTTTATGTATTAATTATCATCACAGGTGGAGCATTATTTATTGAAGCAATGGACTATGGACAAGGCATGCTTTACGGCTTTAAATTCTTAGGTGGTATTCTTGTTATCGGTATGATGGAAATGGTATTGGTACGCCAAAAGAAAAATAAACCAACAGGTATGTTTTGGATTTTATTTGCAGTATTTTTATTAATTACACTGTTCTTAGGATTTAAACTACCGATGGGTCAAAATTTCTTAGCATAA
- a CDS encoding DegV family protein — MKIFTDSGCDLPKSYYEEHDVVLLPLRVQLNNKEYEDVISIDSKEIYDAIRQGAQPKTSQVSPELFLKHFEELAKNDEEGIYIAFSSELSGTYSTAQMIRNQVLEQYPSLKLVIIDSKCASLGHGLVVEEAVRLRNMGVSLEDMANKIGSIAPQMEHLFTVEDLDYLAKGGRVSKASAFLGGLLSIKPILNVEDGKLVPIEKSRGRKKALNRMLDLMQERGGTFTNKIIGISHSDDAAFANEVKASIQERFSPQAVQITMIGSAIGSHVGPGTIAIFFTNKSYQG, encoded by the coding sequence ATGAAGATTTTTACGGATAGTGGATGTGATCTACCGAAGTCTTATTACGAAGAACATGATGTCGTGCTACTCCCTTTACGAGTGCAATTGAACAACAAAGAATATGAAGATGTGATTTCAATTGATTCCAAAGAAATATACGATGCTATACGCCAAGGGGCCCAGCCAAAAACATCTCAAGTGTCACCTGAGCTGTTTTTAAAGCACTTTGAGGAACTAGCTAAAAATGACGAAGAAGGTATTTACATCGCCTTCTCATCAGAATTATCGGGTACATATAGTACTGCTCAGATGATTCGCAATCAAGTATTAGAACAATATCCATCTTTAAAATTAGTCATTATCGACTCTAAATGTGCCTCATTAGGACATGGTCTTGTCGTAGAGGAAGCAGTTCGACTCCGAAATATGGGTGTATCCTTAGAAGATATGGCCAATAAAATTGGCTCCATCGCACCTCAAATGGAGCATTTGTTTACAGTAGAAGATTTAGATTATCTTGCCAAAGGTGGACGTGTATCCAAAGCAAGTGCATTTTTAGGTGGGCTGCTAAGCATTAAACCTATTTTAAATGTAGAAGATGGCAAGCTTGTGCCAATTGAAAAATCACGTGGTCGAAAAAAAGCACTTAATCGTATGTTAGATTTAATGCAAGAACGTGGTGGAACTTTTACAAATAAAATCATTGGTATTAGTCATAGTGATGATGCGGCATTTGCAAATGAAGTAAAGGCATCTATACAGGAGCGTTTTTCACCGCAAGCTGTTCAAATCACCATGATTGGCTCAGCAATCGGTTCACACGTTGGACCTGGTACGATTGCTATTTTCTTTACGAATAAAAGCTATCAAGGCTAA